From Pseudomonas sp. AN-1:
ATTCGTCGTCTGGACGAGCCGGATCGCTAGACCGGGCCTGCAGGGACGAGCCCTGCGGGCCGGGGGCTTCAGGCGCGGAACGCGTTGACGCTGCGGATGACCTGCTCCGCCTCCTCGAGGCTCAGCGTCGGCCCCATGGGCAGGCTCAGCACTTCCCGGTGCATGGCTTCGGTCAGCGGCAGCTCGAGGGGGCCCCAGTCGCGATAGGCCTGCTGGTGGTGCGGCGGGATCGGATAGTGGATGAGCGTCTGGATGCCCTGGTCGGCAAGGTGGCGCTGCAGGGCTTCGCGTTCGCCACAGCGGACCACGAACAGATGCCAGACGTGTTGCTCCTCCACCGCGCAGTCCGGTAGCCGGATGGCCGGGTTTTCGATGCCCTGGCGATACAGGCGGGCGATCAGCCGGCGATGCTCGGTCTGGGCATCCAGGTGCTTGAGCTTGACCCGGAGCAGGGCGGCCTGGATCTCGTCGAGGCGACTGTTCACGCCCTGGTAGAGGTTCTTGTACTTCTCGTGCGAGCCGTAGTTGCGCAGGGCGCGCAGGGTCTGCGCCAGCTCGTCGTCGCTGGTGGTGATGGCGCCGGCATCGCCCAGGGCGCCGAGGTTCTTGCCCGGATAGAAGCTGAAGCCCGAGGCATGCCCCCAGTTGCCGGCCCTGCGGCCGCTCAGGCTGGCGCCATGGGCCTGGGCGGAGTCCTCCAGCAGCAGCAGGCCATGCTCTTCGGCGATGCCCTGCAGGGCCGGCATGTCGGCCAGTTGCCCGTACAGGTGAACGGCGAGGATGGCGCGGGTTTTCGCGGTGATGGCGGCGCGGGTCCGCTGCGGGCAGAGGTTGTAGCTGCCGGCATCCGGCTCGACCAGGACCGGGGTCAGGCGATTCTCGGTGATGGCCAGGATGCTGGCGATGTAGGTGTTGGCGGGGACGATGATCTCGTCGCCTTCCTTGAGCTTGCCCAGTTCCTTCCAGGCGCGCAGGGTCAGGGTCAGGGCATCCAGGCCGTTCGCCACGCCGATGCAGTGTCCGCTGCCGCAGTAGGTGGCGAACTCGGTCTCGAAGCGGGAAAGCTCCTGCCCGGCGATGTACCAGCCCGAGTCGATGACCCGGGTGCAGGCCTCGATCAGTTCCTCGCGGCAGGTGGCATTGATTTTCTGCAGATCCAGGAAACTGATCATTGCTCGATGTACCTGATGATTCTGGCCGGGTTGCCGACAACCACGGCGTTGTCCGGAACGTCCCTGGTCACCACGGCCCCGGCCCCGACCATGGCATTGCAGCCGATGGTGATGCCTGGCAGCAGGGTGGCGTTCGCGCCGATGCTGGCGCCCTTTTTCACGGTGATGCCGGCGAAGCTGTCGGGGTAGACCTTGGAGCGCGGCAGGGGATCGTTGGTGAAGGTCGCGTTGGGGCCGACGAAGACGTTGTCCTCGATGCGCGTGCCGTCCC
This genomic window contains:
- a CDS encoding DegT/DnrJ/EryC1/StrS family aminotransferase, with product MISFLDLQKINATCREELIEACTRVIDSGWYIAGQELSRFETEFATYCGSGHCIGVANGLDALTLTLRAWKELGKLKEGDEIIVPANTYIASILAITENRLTPVLVEPDAGSYNLCPQRTRAAITAKTRAILAVHLYGQLADMPALQGIAEEHGLLLLEDSAQAHGASLSGRRAGNWGHASGFSFYPGKNLGALGDAGAITTSDDELAQTLRALRNYGSHEKYKNLYQGVNSRLDEIQAALLRVKLKHLDAQTEHRRLIARLYRQGIENPAIRLPDCAVEEQHVWHLFVVRCGEREALQRHLADQGIQTLIHYPIPPHHQQAYRDWGPLELPLTEAMHREVLSLPMGPTLSLEEAEQVIRSVNAFRA
- a CDS encoding acyltransferase — protein: MPKIHPLSDVQTASIGKDTRIWQYSVVLAGARIGANCNICAHTLIEGDVIVGDNVTIKSGVFLWDGTRIEDNVFVGPNATFTNDPLPRSKVYPDSFAGITVKKGASIGANATLLPGITIGCNAMVGAGAVVTRDVPDNAVVVGNPARIIRYIEQ